A genomic stretch from Methanobacterium sp. includes:
- a CDS encoding nitrogenase molybdenum-iron protein subunit alpha produces MPFKLFEVDKEIPEREEFIYVKDSADPKEHIPKCNTKTVPGCMTERGCAFAGVKGVITGAVKDVVHVVHSPVGCTTYGCGSKRYPSSPDLPNGGKIPIENFNLKYIMGTDLKESDVVFGGMKKLRQSILEASKEFPFVNAIYTYATCTTGLIGDDMDAVAKELSEEIGKDVIAFNAPGFSGPTQSKGHHVGNITLFNKLVGTKEPPETTPYDVNLIGEYNIDGDLWVLQDYFKEIGINILSTFTGDCSHDEICWMHRAKLSLVRCQRSANYIAELIEEKYGVPYIKVDFFELQGKKVWVFSGGPKNWHLPEPLKEHLGMETVAVSTMFEHEDGYEKIKERVGEGTVIFDDPNSLELEEIIEDYKPDIILSGVKEKYIAHKLGVPCMLIHSYENGPYMGFEGFMNLAQDIYASIYSPVWDMLEFEEEVEESEEEVTE; encoded by the coding sequence ATGCCCTTTAAACTTTTTGAAGTTGATAAAGAAATCCCAGAAAGAGAAGAATTTATTTATGTAAAAGATTCAGCGGATCCAAAGGAACATATCCCTAAATGTAATACAAAGACCGTTCCTGGCTGTATGACTGAGCGTGGATGTGCATTTGCAGGGGTTAAAGGGGTTATAACTGGAGCTGTAAAAGACGTTGTTCATGTTGTGCATTCTCCTGTAGGATGTACCACATACGGTTGTGGAAGTAAAAGATACCCCAGTTCACCTGATCTTCCAAACGGAGGTAAAATTCCAATAGAAAACTTCAACCTGAAATACATTATGGGTACAGACCTTAAAGAATCAGATGTAGTTTTTGGAGGAATGAAAAAACTCAGGCAATCCATTTTAGAAGCATCTAAAGAATTTCCATTTGTTAATGCTATTTACACATACGCAACATGTACAACTGGACTTATAGGGGATGACATGGATGCTGTTGCAAAAGAATTATCAGAAGAAATCGGTAAAGACGTTATAGCATTCAATGCTCCTGGATTTTCAGGCCCTACTCAATCTAAAGGGCACCATGTTGGTAACATAACTCTCTTCAATAAACTTGTAGGTACAAAAGAGCCCCCAGAGACAACACCTTATGATGTGAACTTAATTGGGGAATATAACATAGATGGAGACCTTTGGGTCTTACAGGATTACTTTAAAGAGATAGGAATAAACATACTCTCCACATTCACTGGAGATTGTAGCCATGATGAGATATGCTGGATGCACAGAGCCAAATTAAGCTTAGTAAGATGCCAGCGATCTGCAAATTATATAGCTGAACTTATAGAAGAAAAATATGGCGTTCCATATATTAAAGTGGACTTTTTTGAACTCCAGGGAAAGAAAGTATGGGTATTTTCTGGAGGACCTAAAAACTGGCACCTTCCTGAACCTCTAAAGGAGCATCTGGGAATGGAAACAGTTGCAGTATCTACAATGTTTGAGCACGAAGATGGATATGAGAAGATTAAAGAGCGTGTAGGTGAAGGAACAGTTATATTTGATGATCCAAATTCACTGGAACTTGAAGAAATTATTGAAGATTATAAGCCAGATATAATCTTATCTGGTGTTAAAGAGAAATATATAGCTCATAAATTAGGAGTACCATGCATGTTAATTCATTCATATGAAAATGGGCCTTATATGGGCTTTGAAGGATTTATGAACTTAGCTCAAGATATTTATGCTTCTATTTACAGTCCTGTGTGGGATATGCTGGAATTTGAAGAGGAAGTAGAAGAAAGCGAAGAGGAGGTAACAGAATGA
- a CDS encoding nitrogen fixation protein translates to MKIAVASNNGKNVNLHFGDASNVLIFEVNGNQVNFVELREKPRKPIKDHSDRWIQSLELVSDCQVVLCSRIGLEPKEALQNKGIEAIGSQKEVRDAIKDYLSR, encoded by the coding sequence ATGAAAATAGCTGTTGCATCCAATAATGGCAAAAATGTAAATTTACACTTTGGTGACGCTTCCAACGTTCTCATATTCGAGGTTAACGGAAATCAGGTAAATTTCGTTGAACTTAGAGAAAAACCCAGAAAACCAATTAAGGATCATTCTGATAGGTGGATACAATCTTTGGAACTTGTAAGTGATTGTCAAGTGGTTTTATGCAGTAGAATTGGACTAGAACCTAAAGAAGCACTTCAAAATAAAGGAATAGAAGCAATAGGGTCTCAAAAAGAAGTTAGAGATGCAATTAAAGATTATCTTTCAAGATAA
- a CDS encoding nitrogenase molybdenum-iron protein subunit beta, with protein MSCANVIKKERTSVINPLVTCQPMGAMYAVSGIRRGLPLVHGSQGCSTFVRYSFSRHFREPSEIAVTSLHEDAAVFGGRKNLISGIENLAIRFKPNLIGAISTCSSEIIGDDMEGFIKVAKEDLKKRMGEKEAEKVKIVPISTPSFVETHFKGYDNAIKALVDNLAEDPSESNEKVNIIPGMVNPGDVREIKHMLGLMGVEGIILTDISDPFDSPLRPSTTETKPFYPKGGTTVEEICDTSNSRGTISLCGYAGSGAVSLEKKYDVPAAVGSIPIGVKNTDQFLRNLKKFTGLEIPDTILDERGLLIDSMADLVSRYLFGRKVAIYGDPAITSGIARFVCELGMIPSIVCTGVESPEFVDEMKKVAKESDGAVDVLIRSDLRDLETHLQENPVDLMIGHSDGRLFAKALDVPLIRVGFPVYDRVGYHRVPIVGYNGGISLIDRITNAVFEKYYDHEHWKLQQ; from the coding sequence ATGAGCTGTGCAAATGTAATAAAAAAAGAGAGAACCTCTGTAATTAACCCTCTTGTAACCTGCCAGCCAATGGGAGCAATGTATGCAGTTTCAGGTATAAGGAGAGGACTTCCATTAGTTCATGGTTCTCAGGGATGTTCTACATTTGTTAGATACTCCTTTTCACGTCATTTCCGTGAACCTTCTGAAATTGCTGTAACATCACTTCACGAAGATGCAGCAGTTTTCGGTGGAAGAAAAAACCTTATATCTGGTATTGAAAATCTTGCAATAAGATTCAAGCCAAATTTAATTGGAGCAATCAGTACATGTTCCAGTGAGATAATTGGAGATGACATGGAAGGTTTCATTAAAGTGGCCAAAGAAGACTTAAAAAAAAGAATGGGAGAAAAAGAGGCAGAAAAAGTAAAGATAGTACCTATAAGTACTCCCAGTTTCGTAGAAACTCATTTTAAAGGCTATGATAATGCAATTAAAGCTCTGGTTGACAACTTAGCTGAAGATCCAAGTGAATCTAATGAAAAAGTTAATATAATTCCTGGAATGGTAAATCCTGGAGATGTAAGGGAAATAAAGCATATGCTTGGTTTAATGGGTGTTGAAGGTATTATTCTAACTGATATATCAGATCCTTTCGATTCACCACTTAGACCATCTACAACAGAAACAAAACCATTCTATCCGAAAGGAGGAACAACAGTAGAAGAAATCTGTGACACCTCAAATAGTCGGGGTACAATCTCTTTATGTGGATATGCAGGTTCTGGTGCTGTATCACTTGAGAAAAAGTATGACGTTCCTGCAGCTGTTGGTTCAATACCTATTGGAGTTAAAAACACTGACCAATTCTTAAGGAATTTAAAGAAATTCACTGGATTGGAGATTCCAGACACAATCTTAGATGAAAGAGGGCTGCTTATAGATTCAATGGCTGACCTTGTATCAAGATACCTATTTGGACGAAAGGTAGCAATATATGGGGATCCTGCTATAACTTCGGGAATTGCTCGATTTGTTTGCGAACTTGGTATGATTCCTTCAATAGTCTGTACTGGTGTTGAAAGCCCAGAATTTGTTGATGAGATGAAAAAAGTAGCTAAAGAATCTGATGGGGCTGTAGATGTCTTGATAAGAAGTGATTTAAGAGATTTAGAAACACATCTACAGGAAAATCCTGTGGATCTTATGATTGGTCATTCTGATGGAAGATTATTCGCTAAAGCACTTGATGTTCCCCTTATACGGGTTGGATTCCCTGTTTATGATAGAGTAGGATACCATAGAGTCCCTATAGTGGGATATAATGGAGGAATTAGTCTCATAGATAGAATAACAAATGCAGTCTTTGAAAAATACTACGATCATGAACACTGGAAGTTACAGCAATAG
- a CDS encoding nitrogenase iron protein yields MVRKIAIYGKGGIGKSTTQQNTAAAMAHFHDKNIMIHGCDPKADSTRLILGGKMQTTMMDTLREEGEEACTPENVVEAGYKGIKCVESGGPEPGVGCAGRGVITAITIMEMYGEYEKDLDFVFFDVLGDVVCGGFAMPIRDGKASEIYIVASGEMMALYAANNICIGMVKYAEQSGVRLGGIICNSRNVDGEKELLKEFCEKIGTQMIHFVPRDNIVQKAEFNKKSVVEFDEDCNQANEYKTLGEKIIGNDNFVIPKPMTMDELEDLVLKYGLID; encoded by the coding sequence ATGGTAAGAAAAATAGCTATTTATGGAAAAGGTGGAATTGGAAAGTCCACAACACAACAAAACACAGCAGCCGCTATGGCTCATTTCCACGATAAAAATATAATGATTCATGGATGTGATCCAAAAGCAGACAGTACACGTCTGATTTTAGGTGGTAAAATGCAAACCACCATGATGGACACATTAAGAGAGGAAGGAGAAGAAGCCTGTACTCCTGAAAATGTTGTTGAAGCAGGATACAAAGGAATTAAATGTGTTGAATCTGGTGGTCCTGAACCTGGTGTTGGATGTGCTGGAAGGGGTGTGATCACCGCTATAACAATAATGGAAATGTATGGGGAATATGAAAAGGATTTAGACTTTGTATTCTTCGATGTTTTAGGTGATGTTGTATGCGGTGGATTTGCAATGCCTATACGGGATGGAAAAGCCTCAGAAATTTATATTGTGGCATCTGGGGAGATGATGGCGCTTTACGCTGCAAATAATATCTGTATTGGTATGGTAAAATACGCAGAACAGAGCGGAGTGAGACTTGGAGGAATCATCTGTAACAGTAGAAATGTAGATGGTGAAAAAGAACTGCTTAAAGAATTTTGTGAGAAAATAGGAACTCAAATGATTCACTTTGTTCCACGTGATAATATAGTTCAAAAAGCTGAATTCAATAAAAAATCGGTTGTAGAATTTGATGAGGACTGCAATCAGGCTAATGAATACAAAACACTTGGAGAAAAAATAATCGGCAATGATAATTTCGTCATTCCTAAACCAATGACCATGGATGAACTGGAAGATCTGGTTTTAAAATATGGTTTAATTGATTAA
- a CDS encoding P-II family nitrogen regulator: MKEIIAIIRPKKMTQTKEVLSALGFPAMTANRVMGRGRQKAIIGEVSFDINKPELLEEEGTMRYIPKRLISLIVPDEDASLVVEAIMRVNQTGQIGDGKLFVCPVDDAIRVRTDERGEEAII; the protein is encoded by the coding sequence ATGAAAGAAATAATCGCAATTATCCGCCCAAAAAAGATGACACAAACAAAAGAAGTTTTAAGCGCACTTGGTTTTCCAGCAATGACTGCAAACAGAGTCATGGGACGGGGAAGGCAAAAAGCAATAATCGGAGAAGTATCTTTTGATATTAACAAACCGGAACTCCTTGAAGAAGAAGGAACAATGAGATACATACCAAAGCGGCTTATATCACTAATTGTGCCTGATGAGGATGCTTCTCTTGTAGTTGAAGCTATAATGAGGGTTAATCAAACAGGACAAATAGGAGATGGAAAACTGTTCGTGTGTCCTGTAGATGATGCAATAAGGGTAAGAACAGATGAACGTGGAGAAGAAGCTATTATTTAA
- a CDS encoding nitrogenase codes for MPNKHFAVINPSKMCQPMGAVQALLGVRGAMPLIHGSQGCSTYMRFQLCRHFREPVNVSSTSMSEGTVVYGGEANLLKALETIWNEYKPELIGVTSSCLTETIGDDMGLIIHKFRQEHHDEELPPIVPISTPSYAGSHVDGYDKTIKSLIENLAYSTKPNDKINIITGNVSPADIREVKEILELLDCESIILTDNSESLDAPHTDSVSFLPSEGITVDEIRDTANSKATLSLCKHADSGVKFLEKRFDIKSISGFFPVGLQSTDSFISSICELNGCELPVKLEKERGRLIDAMVDAHPYNYGRKVAIYGDPDVVAALARFTAELGMIPAIVCTGAKSNRFLDDMKSVAEESCSLPVVLEGCDLYDLHQQIKENPIDLLIGNSYGARIAKEENIPLLRIGFPIYDRLGAQRIPIVGYKAGISLVDTLANIILEKYYDESGHEIESE; via the coding sequence ATCCCTAATAAACACTTCGCGGTTATTAATCCCTCCAAAATGTGCCAACCTATGGGGGCAGTTCAGGCTTTGCTTGGAGTTCGTGGGGCAATGCCTTTAATACACGGCTCCCAAGGTTGCAGCACTTACATGAGGTTTCAATTATGCAGGCATTTCAGAGAACCTGTAAATGTTTCTTCCACATCTATGAGTGAAGGAACTGTGGTTTACGGGGGAGAAGCTAACCTTTTAAAAGCTCTGGAGACAATATGGAATGAGTATAAACCTGAACTCATAGGAGTAACATCAAGTTGTCTCACTGAGACTATCGGTGATGACATGGGCCTTATAATTCATAAATTCCGGCAAGAACATCATGATGAGGAATTACCTCCAATTGTTCCCATATCAACTCCAAGCTATGCTGGATCCCATGTGGACGGTTATGACAAGACTATTAAATCACTTATAGAAAATTTAGCATATTCTACTAAGCCTAATGATAAAATTAACATTATAACTGGAAATGTATCGCCTGCAGATATCAGAGAAGTTAAAGAAATTCTGGAACTTCTGGATTGTGAAAGTATAATACTAACTGATAACTCAGAATCTCTTGATGCTCCACATACTGATTCAGTATCATTTCTTCCATCAGAGGGAATCACAGTGGATGAAATAAGAGATACAGCTAATTCAAAGGCTACTTTATCTCTTTGTAAGCACGCTGATTCTGGTGTAAAATTTCTGGAGAAAAGATTTGATATTAAATCCATTTCAGGATTCTTTCCAGTAGGATTACAAAGTACAGATAGTTTTATATCTTCGATTTGCGAGCTTAACGGATGTGAACTTCCAGTTAAACTTGAAAAAGAAAGAGGAAGACTTATTGATGCAATGGTAGATGCTCATCCTTATAATTACGGGAGAAAGGTTGCTATTTATGGCGATCCTGATGTGGTAGCAGCATTAGCTCGTTTTACAGCAGAGTTAGGAATGATTCCAGCTATAGTTTGTACAGGGGCAAAAAGCAACCGTTTCCTGGATGATATGAAAAGTGTGGCAGAAGAAAGCTGTTCATTGCCAGTGGTTCTTGAAGGATGTGACCTTTATGATTTACATCAACAGATAAAAGAGAATCCAATAGATCTGCTCATTGGAAATTCCTACGGTGCTAGAATAGCCAAAGAAGAGAATATACCTCTTTTGAGGATAGGTTTCCCCATATATGATCGTTTAGGTGCCCAGAGAATACCTATTGTTGGTTATAAAGCAGGAATCAGTCTGGTGGATACTCTGGCCAACATAATTCTAGAAAAATACTATGACGAGTCAGGACATGAAATAGAAAGTGAATAG
- the nifE gene encoding nitrogenase iron-molybdenum cofactor biosynthesis protein NifE has protein sequence MQSAVKSSKNSEKSDKGNEKVTNSSKLNVSVNKSLIKDLFTDESSSDEIVIDPVPESIIKTLESRLDHMCVKKSEDGGGPSCNTASVPGIVTQRSCVYGGARVVLMPITDAIHLVHGPIGCASCTWDIRGSRTSGEDLYKTGFSTNLEEKDIVFGGEKKLADTITELNNLYKPAAIFVYSTCVVGLIGDDLKAVCREAEKITKCRVIPVQSEGFRSFNKSLGHQLACDAMLDYLIGTGELDGKLKSEINAQPTLNIVGEFNVAGDLWAIKPLIEKMGVNVLSVLTGDSCVEDIANAHYADLNIVQCQKSSNYLARQMEEKYGIHYLKVNFFGIEDTAKSLKIISEFFQNPKMIEKADEIIKTEIANVRSEISHYKKRLAGKGVAVYVGGNKAWSLIRAFEELGMNVIMTGTQNGLPEDYERIMETVSEGTLVVDDANSMELSRLLQKYQPDLVISGAKEKYMTHKLGIPFCDFNHDRIASFAGFKGFINFAKELNRAVSSPVWKFTPKKYHGIVKNE, from the coding sequence ATGCAATCAGCGGTTAAATCTTCAAAAAATTCTGAAAAATCAGATAAAGGTAATGAAAAGGTTACAAATTCATCCAAACTAAATGTGTCAGTAAATAAATCATTAATAAAAGATTTATTTACTGATGAATCATCTTCTGACGAGATAGTTATTGATCCTGTTCCTGAATCAATTATTAAAACTCTGGAATCTCGCCTGGATCACATGTGCGTTAAAAAAAGCGAAGATGGGGGTGGCCCTAGTTGTAACACTGCTTCAGTACCAGGAATAGTCACCCAGAGGTCATGTGTTTACGGCGGGGCTCGAGTGGTCCTAATGCCGATCACCGATGCCATACACTTGGTACACGGCCCTATAGGATGTGCTTCATGTACATGGGACATAAGAGGTAGCCGAACTTCAGGAGAAGATCTGTATAAAACAGGGTTTTCTACCAACCTTGAAGAGAAGGACATAGTATTTGGGGGAGAAAAAAAATTAGCAGATACTATAACCGAACTCAACAACCTTTACAAGCCCGCAGCCATATTTGTCTACTCCACCTGTGTAGTTGGCCTTATTGGGGATGATTTAAAGGCTGTTTGTCGAGAAGCTGAAAAGATCACTAAATGCAGAGTTATTCCTGTGCAATCAGAAGGTTTTAGAAGCTTCAATAAATCATTGGGACACCAGCTGGCATGTGATGCAATGCTGGATTATCTTATAGGTACTGGGGAACTAGACGGTAAGCTGAAGAGTGAAATTAACGCGCAGCCGACCTTAAATATAGTAGGAGAATTCAATGTGGCTGGTGATTTGTGGGCAATTAAACCACTCATAGAAAAGATGGGAGTAAATGTTCTATCGGTTCTAACTGGTGATTCCTGTGTTGAAGATATAGCTAACGCTCATTATGCTGATTTGAACATAGTACAGTGCCAAAAATCATCAAATTATCTGGCCCGGCAAATGGAAGAGAAATATGGCATACATTATCTCAAGGTGAACTTCTTTGGCATAGAAGACACTGCTAAATCACTTAAAATTATTTCTGAGTTCTTCCAGAACCCAAAAATGATAGAAAAAGCTGATGAAATAATAAAAACTGAAATAGCAAATGTAAGATCCGAAATAAGTCACTATAAAAAGAGACTAGCTGGTAAAGGAGTTGCAGTTTATGTTGGAGGTAACAAGGCATGGTCTCTTATTAGGGCGTTTGAAGAGCTAGGAATGAATGTAATAATGACAGGTACTCAAAATGGCCTTCCTGAAGATTACGAGCGAATTATGGAAACAGTTAGCGAAGGAACTCTGGTGGTAGACGATGCTAACTCTATGGAACTATCAAGACTTCTACAAAAATATCAGCCAGATCTAGTTATTTCTGGTGCAAAAGAAAAATATATGACTCATAAATTAGGAATACCCTTCTGTGACTTTAATCATGACCGTATAGCCTCTTTTGCAGGTTTTAAAGGATTTATTAATTTCGCTAAGGAACTTAATCGGGCAGTATCCAGTCCTGTGTGGAAATTTACTCCAAAAAAATATCATGGAATTGTTAAAAATGAATAA
- a CDS encoding 4Fe-4S binding protein: protein MVKITVDYEKCDGIDCGECVDVCSMEVLVLEDGKIAIKCQEECSLCEICIDVCPRDAITLEE from the coding sequence ATGGTTAAAATAACGGTCGATTATGAAAAATGCGATGGTATAGATTGCGGAGAATGCGTAGATGTTTGTTCAATGGAAGTTCTTGTACTTGAAGATGGTAAAATAGCAATAAAATGCCAGGAAGAGTGTAGCTTATGCGAAATTTGCATAGATGTCTGCCCTAGAGACGCTATAACCTTAGAAGAATAA
- a CDS encoding P-II family nitrogen regulator yields MKMIRAIVRPDKAEEVVDSLAEAGYVALTKMDVIGRGKQKGIQVDKIYYDELPKTMLLLVAEEADTQKIIDIINESAFTGSFGDGKIFVSPVDEAYTVRTRSAGL; encoded by the coding sequence ATGAAGATGATTCGCGCAATTGTGCGCCCGGATAAAGCAGAAGAAGTCGTAGATTCCCTGGCAGAAGCAGGTTATGTTGCCCTTACAAAAATGGATGTTATTGGGAGAGGTAAACAGAAGGGAATTCAAGTAGATAAAATCTATTACGACGAATTACCTAAAACAATGCTCCTTCTGGTTGCAGAAGAAGCAGATACTCAAAAAATTATCGATATAATTAATGAATCTGCATTTACGGGAAGCTTTGGTGATGGAAAAATATTTGTAAGCCCTGTAGATGAAGCGTACACTGTAAGAACAAGATCTGCAGGATTATAA